TTAACATCCTAAGCTAAGGTTTTAGATGACACGTTGGCTATCCTACCCTGTAATAAATGTACTAAGTCTCAGCCACTTCATACTCTAATTAAATTAAGCCAGAATCATGTCTGGATTAGCACAAATCTTCCCCAATATGTCTCATTCCTCTCTATTCTATGATGGGAAAAGTGGCTTCCTTCTTCACAGACAGAGATCCATGGGACCTTACCAATACGCTTTTATTCTTAATTGTCAACAGGCTGGCATTTTGAGCAGAACAGAACATGACACTCTcttgccatgtttcataactgtTCTTTAGTATATAGCAGCTGTCCTCATGCCACATCCATGTCTTTGGACAAGGTTTACATTTGTGCTCTGGAAGAAGAACATGGTTTCATTTGGGTTGTGTTGATAATCTCCATTATTCTTATTATTCCCATTGTTCTCTATGTCAAATTAACCAAATTtacttgtctctcttcttttttacatgaaagatgaagaaaatgcatCCTCAGTCCAAAAGATAAAGAACACATTCCAAATTAAATGTCCATTGAATTCCAGCATATTTTCTTACCTCAAGAGTCCTGAAAAATGATTGATTaacttatgtttctttttcattttttataatactACATGACAATGAAGGCTAATCACAAAAACATTGTGTAGTAAGAATcaaccccaccaaaaaaaatcttacagcaGCCCTGCCTTCTCTAACTACAGCATTTCTTGCTGCCTGACATTGAATATTTGGGGGAGTTCTCAAGAGCACCAAGAACATGTTTTAGTTATAATAGCTATAGAAACTGTTAGATATACTTAAAAAACAATTCCTCCTAACTCTAAAGGCAAAGCCTAACTCTTTTCTATTGATTCTCATCAAACATTGACTGAAATTTAAGAATAAGATcacctataaaaaagaaaagactcttcTAATCCTTTAAAAAGGATATAAAGAGGTGACTTATGATCGCCTCCCTATCTTTTGTTGACCTCAGTGCCCAAATAACAGTAGTGAATGTCAGATTAGAGAAACTGTATACTGTCTGATATTTTATTAACTAACTCTCAGCCTCTGATAATTTGGGGGTCtacaggtattattatttttcctgtttttcttcttaCTGCAAGGAAATATCAGTGAGTCCTTTGTCAATCACATTTAATTCCTTTCTCCAAATAATGGCATCCTAGGGAAAAGCTGTTACCTATTGATGAAATGATTTTCAAGTGACACCTAGGTTTTGTTCATTGTCTAATAAATAGCTTAGAGAGGAATGTAGGATTACCTGGTTCTCTTTTGTAGAGTTCATGACATAATTTGGTGGCTGTTACTTGCAGTGTGACAGATAAGTTCCTGATCATCTTGGAACTATTCATGTTACTCATTAGTTGTAGAGAAATATTCCTCTGAAGTTCTTCTTTGAAATTTTGTAGTTtattcaattttctcatttctatctTCAAAGTTGTGTAAactccagattaaaaaaaaaaagaaatgataaaaaaaaaaaaaccctcaacaaccCATCATCCTTGCTGCTGAActaatattacaaaattaaagGTCTAGGGAAGTAGTCCCTTTATGGGAGTGAGGGAAACTGACTACCATGTTTAAGTATCTAGTTATCAATACCTTTTGGGGTTTTATCACCAATAATCATTTCTAAGCCtcaattcaaaaataaactttcttgtAAAACTCATGTAATTCTAGGTGTTAGCCCTTTCAATCAAAACATAGGTTAATACATACATATGCTTCCTAAGACTCCTAGTCCAATCAGCAGCAGAAGGCATAGAAGAGCCAAGACTCTCTGACACCATCCATGGGAAGGAGCAGGTGGTGCTGTGAAAAGCAAAATTAGCAGACAGGCCTGGAAATGGTATACATCTTTAttcaaatcattcattcattcattcattcattcatctatccattcattcattttacctttatttctttcctaACATGTCTCTGGTAAAGAAATGTGTTTTGCTAGAAACtcaaggacattttaaaatttctagagaacacataaaaaacattttattcatgtttttgcaTGCAAAAATGGTTCTCAATGGAGAAGCTGTTAATTGGTAGGCTGATTCAaggaacacagaggaaaaaatgggctttaaaaagagaattgagAAAACCAATCAATCTGGATACAACATacaaatttggggaaaatgggTAGCTGAGAGCTAATGGGTCATTCAGAGTATTCCTTCTGTGAGTGGAAAGTTGTGAATGACAAAGCAAATAATTTCAATTATGTATGTCCTTCTCCCCAGTGCTGAGAATTTGCTGTGAAACATAGATGATAGAGTGTCTTTTGTAATATCTCCACGTGTCCAGGATTTCTTCATAGTTTTAGCAACAAACTTCtgttggtatttctttttttgccaaaCACTAAAGCCCCAAAACAGATcattccccttttaaaaaaaaagaggaatcatatactttatattataaattaatcaTTATTAAATCACCACCTGATTTAAATTATCATCATTTGTGTATGTGAATACTAgatgtttcaaaaaatataattcaagaaTAATGTGATAACCTTATTATACTTCTGGTCTGTATCCTACATCTCTTAGTTGCTGAAGTaataatattgtgaaatatagaaaaaattgaAAGTGAAATGCAAAATGACATCTAGCAATAGTTAATGGTGAAAGAACTAGATAGTCAAGGTCTTATTGAAGGTTAGAAGTGTGGCTTCAAGTACTATCTTTTGTAAGAAgtatattctcatttatttatgtatacaatTAGACTAAAGTTATGGGTTCAATATCTTCTATATACTACACATTATTTTGGGTGCTCACAATACAGAAGTGAGCAAGACATATAAGTCCCTACTCTCATGAAGATACATTGTAAttgtgagagaaaataaatagatatatgataatagagatgatagatgatagatgatagatagatagatagatagatagattagatggatagatggatgataaaTAGATTATAGGGATCTCACATTGTGCTATGGTATACACAGATTTAAAACAGTTATATTATGGAGAGCACGTAGTTTTGATCTTATGGCCAATGGGAATGTGCCTGCAAAATCAGTGGGAAGAACATTATAAGCAGCAAGAgtatctagttaaaaaaaaacctaatctgGGAAAGATCCTTAcctatttgaaaaatagaaaaaaaaatcaatggctaAAAAACTGTGGCCAAGACAAGAAATGATGTTCGAGGAGGTAAAAAATGCAGGAGACAGATTACCTACAGGCTTTGTTAAACCAGAGGGGATTGGACTTCTTTTGGAAAACCAATGGAAGGCTttaatgaaaacaggaaaataattgagggttttttttttttaagattttagtttataTGGACAATGAATTAATTATAGAGTAGCAGTGTTGGAAGCGGGGAAAATAGCAAGAAAACTACTGTAGCATGCCATGTGAGAGAGAATAGTAGTTTGTTTTACTAAGATTAGATAATATGACCACCCATGAAttgattaaaaatacattttgaagttAGAATCTATAATACAAATTTATGAAATGTTTATGAGAGATCTTTTACTTGATAAAGGGGGTGGATAATAATATGCACACTTATAGGCAGTATAgcatagtgatttttttaaaaaggcaaaattattccTAGGGCTAATATGTCTGAGCTTGAATGCTGGATCTACTGCTTATCATGTCAGATATTGGACAAATCATTTGCATCTCTGTATCTTAGTTTTTGCATGCTAAAATAGAATGCCATAAAATATCAGAGATTAAGTGATTTAATATTGGTAATACAATTAGAACATTGCTGGCCTATAGAAAACACCTGGTGATTgtattaaatatgaatttatatttatatctagtGAAATGAGCATGATTGGGGAAAGGAAAcagttttagaggaaaaaaattttaaatacaaaacttTGGGGTATAATGTGGTTTTGAATGTTATATCTTCTaatatttctttgtctcttttctttcttcaggcCTCTATGTGTCTTTTCATTTAACTTAAACTCCAAAAGAAATAGGAGAAATTGGGGGGTAATATATACTTGACTTGGTAGAAatcaaatgacatttttttagaggtctctctgtctctctttttgtctctcatctCTGTTTCACACACatatacttcatttatttcttttcttttttttacttttcttcttcctcccttcttccctccctctctctcttttctctctttcttcctttcttctttctttctttctttctttttctttctttctttctttctttctttctttctttctttctttctttctttctttcttctttctttctttctttcttcttctttcccctaTATCTAGGCTCAACATATGGGAATTTGGTGCATGTATGTATCTAAGTATTTTGTAACCtccaataaacattatttttcccatttctaagTAATAAGTCAGATTCTGGAAATATTAATCCCATCATATGACTGCAAgaatcactttaaaataaattatcatgTTATTAAGTTCTTCTCAACAGTTTAACCAAAGCAGTCACTTCTTAAATACCATATTAAGATAAGcaaatttagttcaaaatatatcTCATACCTAGGGAAACTgaattaattaaagatttataaaaaagAGCTATATTCCCATTCAACTATAATATTCCTTGAGCTATTTAGAATTTTCTAATTATTCAAAGCATGAATAGACCTAACAGCAAGCTAAGGAGAAGTGATATAATCTGATTTATGTAAGTAAATGAATAACATGTCtggacacctggatagctcagctgttcagcaactgccttcagctcagggcatgatccctgggtccgggattgagtcctgcatcaggctctctgcaaggagcctgcttctgcctctctctctatgtctctcatgaataaatagataaaatctttaaaaactcctttaaaaactaacaataaataaatgaataatatgtCTAACAGTGTAGTAACATGCTCATTCACAAAATTCCAATTTATAGCTCTGAATACTACTGTCTCACTCTTTTATCTCCAGTTATAGTTTAATGTTGAAATAAAATTCCTCgctgtttagtttttttatttatttttatttttatttatttatgatagtcacacacagagagagagagagaggcagagacacaggcagagggagaagcaggctccatgcactgggagcccgacgtgggattcgatcccgggtctccaggatcgtgccctgggcctaaaacaggcgctaaaccgctgcgccacccagggattccctcactGTTTAGTTTTAAGTTCAGATTCTTCCACTTAGTCATACATGGCTACAAAGGAtcacttagtatttttttatgaataaaatttgatTTGTTTGATGGTAGTGATCAAACTGGAGCAGCTTAAAAGTAACAGAACTTTAATTCCTTCTAATattcctttcagaaaaaaatattctcaaactTATTTAGTATTGTCATTCTTCTTGAGATtccctcattttcatttgtgGTCCCCAGAACTGAAAAGTGTGGccaattttaaatattagagaaatatataatgagactaaatgaataaataaaaaatgagtagTGAAATTCTGGCcgataaaaaaacattttgtgagTATATTTCTCATCTTTATCTATCTTTAATTTAAGCCTCATGAAATAATCATTAAACATGTTAGCCTTTTCAAAATGGCACATATAGCATACACTAAATTATGGCTGCAAGCTCATAATTAAATAGGccttgttatctccattttatagatgagaatacAGACTTCAAAAGGTCAAATGATGGACTTAAATGTCCAATGGACATCCAATGGTTTCTAAAACCTCTCCTCCATAATTCTGATGGGTAAATAGAGAGTCTTTCCCAATCTACAGACATGCATGTGACACTCAAGCATACCATGTACTCCCTGAAGCCACTGTTGCTTTCCTGTAAAACAGAGATGCTCATTTCTACCTTATGAGGATAGGACAGTGCCTATCACATAGGAAGAAAGATGAGAGCCAGTTTTACCATTATATTTGTgactagcattttcttttcttttttttttaatttattttttattggtgttcaatttactaacatacagaataacccccagtgcccgtcacccattcactcccaccccccgccctcctccccttctaccacccctagttcgtttcccagagttagcagtgactagcattttcttataaaaaagaagCACTTACAAAACCATGACTTTCCTGGACAACATAGGCCCTTGttttacaggggaaaaaatgtttcataatCCAATAAAATCAAGCCATTATCCTATCCTAATTATCTTGAGTATGGCATTACAGCATAGAAACATTGTAAAAGATTGAGTATTCAATGCACTAATtagcacctttattttttttaattaccacctttagtaaaaaaaaaaaaaaatcaaccctttataattattttgtgcACTAGTAATTTTGGTAAAAATGGGAAGCTCAACCTACAACACATCCAAAGCTCAAAATCTTACCTTTTATCCCAACTGTGTCAAACTCATggatattttccccttttctggaGTCCTGAAATTTTAGATCTGCATAAGTAACTTCTTCAGACATTGATGGCTATGAAAAGATAGcccaaaaaactattaaaaaaaaagatgaaggtgAACCAACAAAGTTGAATGTTAAACAATAATTATGGTTTTAAACTTCTGTTTATAAACCAAAGCTTAAATTTATAAGCTTTAACTTCTCTTTTCATTGTCCCAATCCTGTGTGTATACAAAGGAGCTACAGCCTATCAGAGGCCTCAGACATAGTTGCAAGAGTGAAAGTTGTTCTTCCTCTTATactgttcctttttctcatttctctataTCTGCCAACTacagaaatagttttaaaaattgtcttgtATATTACTAGTGCCATGTAAGGGGGCACAGATCACTAGAGACGTGCAGATATAACATAGAATTTATTGGAGAAAACCCTTCAagcagagaaagaacagaagaacaCAGTCCTCAAACACTCAATGATTCTACAGCAATGGCCCGGTACAGATGTTTTGTATGTGTCACGGCAAAGGTTGTAACAGAGATGATTTGCTTTTGCTGGGAGACTTCATATACCCAGAGCActcccaggcagaggcagaggacaaACTGCACTTCGTAACTCTCTTACTTAGGGATAAATTAGTCTAGGAGGAGTTAGGGAACACCTAGTTTTTCTAGTAACAAGAAATATACTAAAGGAGCTTGGGGCCCAGGAACCACACCATGCATACTGATGGCCAAAATGTATAAACCAAAGGCCCTAGGAATTTCTCTGTAGTCCAGGAAAGCTGAGATTAGTCTTACTGTCTCTCTGCAGACTGCCTCAATCTTTTTTAGCCAGCTCCCAACTAAAGTATACCAAAAGGGGGAAGCAAATACGGCTCCAGAGTCCTGCAAAGTCAGGATCTTTTAGAGTCAACTCAGCATTCTTAGGAGGCAGGGGTCCATTCATTTACTGATCAAATGTACAAACTGGAGGTGAGGGCTTGGGAATGATTGTTTTTGAGTAAGTTCCTTCCTAATTCTTATTAGTAAATCTTATATTTTCAGTCACATAATTGAGTTGAAAGACCACAGTGATAGTGACATACTAGgttcaaaaaaaaatccacaatcaggatcaaaagagaaaaaacaagcatATGCATTAAAAGAGCAGTttgaaaaggataaaataaagggCCAATTTGTAAGATGTGCATAGacttaaaggaataaatataGGGGATATgtatattatcattattgttatcattatcatcatcattattattagaaTTGGCTTGCATGATTATGGAGGCCAAGAAGTCCCAGGATCTGTCATTTGAAAATTGAAGAACCAGGAGATCTGATGGTGTCATTGTCTGAGTCCTAAGACCTGAAGATTGAAGGTTGGAGGGGAGTAGAGGATAGGGAGGCCAATGATAGAAGTCTCTGTCTGAGTCAAAGCCTGAGAACCAACACCTCCAATGTTCAAGTGTAGGTAAACATGGATATTTCAGCtcaagcagagagaaagaaagggagaatttGCTACTGTCTCTCtttcgatctctctctctcttttgttctaaGCAGGCCCTTTATAAATTAGATCATTTAGATTGGTGAGGACAAGTTTCTTTACtgagtctactgattcaaatgctaatatcCTTAGGACAtactctcacagacacacccagaaataatgttctATCAGCTATTTGGGCACCTTAGTGCAGTCAAATTGTCACATAACATTCACCATCACAGAACCTATAATAGTAACTAGCACATATGCACTTCATATAAAGTAGCAAGTTGGGGTAGAAGGAAAGTGGAAAAATACAGTTACAAAAAGCCATCACTAAATATAGTCTCTCTACATTTAACGGAACATGTGATCTAAACTAGAATCATAGCTTTCTTTTCATACCATGTTCATATTTCCCTTCTTATTCCAGCATCTTCTTTACCATAATTTGACATCCCCCTGTAATTTTCTATCAAATGCCAGACATTGTATGTAAAAACAGTTAAGATTATGAATGATATCTTTCAATAaaaaggttgtttttgttttgtttttctgttttcctggcaGGCAGGTACAATAGAAGCAGTAAATCTCAATCAGTTGGAATCTCTCAAGTTTTGTCTTGttgggttctttattttttttttttattttgttcaacaTTTATACTGATTTTGTTGTAGGAGACTTCATGTGATAGTAGCCACAGTTCTATGACCAGAACTAAAGATGTCCCAGCTGCTCATCATATGAACCCCCCTGAGCATATGTACAAAAGCTAATGGTCAGACAATACATCTATACCAGTTTTTCTGAAACAACATGTGTGAGAGACAGTATCATAGATGCAGAAGGAATAACAGTTACTAAACTTCCCTCTCAGCCTTCACACTATGGAGTAATGCACAGAAATTGGGAGTTTGAGTATCAAACTCTAGgtaggagaattttttaaaagattttattaaaaaaa
Above is a window of Canis lupus baileyi chromosome 25, mCanLup2.hap1, whole genome shotgun sequence DNA encoding:
- the CLEC12A gene encoding C-type lectin domain family 12 member A: MSEEVTYADLKFQDSRKGENIHEFDTVGIKAPPAPSHGWCQRVLALLCLLLLIGLGVLGSIFYTTLKIEMRKLNKLQNFKEELQRNISLQLMSNMNSSKMIRNLSVTLQVTATKLCHELYKREPEHKCKPCPKTWMWHEDSCYILKNSYETWQESVMFCSAQNASLLTIKNKSVLEFIKSNRLYNYWLGLSPKYDRDYQKLDETIFSSNWFMRNTNDVNGLMYCGYVDIPFVYYIKCTARQRVICKKLADPVKIESMLMNEIPNEKYS